Proteins from a single region of Dyadobacter fanqingshengii:
- a CDS encoding flippase yields the protein MEIGKSEKRLTRNILSLTLVQIANYGMPLISVPVISRIIGPEKFGVINFAAAFIAYFTLLITYGFDLTATRKIAKDPTNEQNRNTVCSEVFSTQLLLLMLATCLFFILVYTVPRLQIDRKVMIFSFVICISTVFTQNWLFQAMQDLSKVAIFNLVSKILFTIAILMLVQKSDDYIWQPLLFGIIQTLVGVASFVWAVKKYNIKLSRVPVKRCLQVLWEEKTIFFSLVVVNLYTTTNTFILGIYQNSEQTGYYTAGQRLILIAQSVLTLPLTQALYPFIGKAFGDNREHGLRVTQRIIPLIVLFTGTATLAMILLGPFIIGLFYGHKFDAAVPVFQILSLIPLIIALSNVFGIQIMLNLGMDKYFLRITAVGSVLSISFNILMIKEWGYIGTSFNWLMTEIFIVLSMYVVLRRQGINPINLNYFRLSSFKEYLEPIRTKLFTR from the coding sequence GTGGAAATCGGAAAATCTGAGAAACGGTTAACGCGGAATATCCTATCCCTGACATTGGTGCAGATCGCTAATTACGGAATGCCGCTGATATCCGTTCCTGTCATTTCCCGCATAATCGGGCCCGAAAAGTTTGGTGTGATTAACTTTGCAGCAGCTTTCATCGCATACTTCACCCTGCTGATCACTTACGGTTTTGACTTGACGGCAACCCGCAAAATCGCCAAAGATCCTACCAACGAACAGAACCGCAACACCGTTTGCAGCGAAGTGTTCAGCACCCAATTGCTACTTTTAATGCTGGCAACCTGTTTGTTTTTCATTCTCGTATACACTGTCCCGCGGCTACAAATCGACAGGAAAGTGATGATTTTCTCATTTGTGATCTGTATCAGCACCGTATTCACCCAGAACTGGCTTTTTCAGGCCATGCAAGATCTTTCCAAGGTCGCCATCTTCAATCTGGTCAGCAAAATCCTGTTTACGATTGCTATTTTAATGCTGGTTCAAAAAAGTGACGATTACATTTGGCAGCCTTTGTTATTTGGTATTATTCAAACACTCGTGGGGGTTGCTTCATTTGTGTGGGCCGTTAAAAAATATAACATCAAGCTATCCAGGGTGCCGGTAAAAAGATGTTTGCAGGTGCTATGGGAAGAAAAAACCATCTTCTTTTCACTTGTCGTGGTCAATTTATATACCACCACAAACACATTCATTTTAGGCATATATCAAAATTCAGAGCAAACCGGATACTATACAGCTGGCCAGCGCCTGATCCTGATCGCGCAGTCGGTGCTGACGCTTCCTTTAACGCAGGCGCTTTATCCGTTTATCGGAAAAGCATTTGGTGACAACCGCGAGCATGGCCTAAGGGTCACGCAAAGGATTATCCCTTTGATCGTGCTCTTTACGGGCACGGCGACGCTTGCAATGATCCTGCTCGGACCTTTTATCATTGGCTTATTCTATGGTCATAAGTTCGATGCCGCAGTTCCTGTATTCCAAATCCTGTCGCTGATTCCACTGATCATTGCGCTCAGCAATGTTTTCGGTATCCAGATCATGCTGAATTTGGGCATGGATAAATACTTTTTGCGGATCACGGCAGTCGGTTCGGTGCTGAGCATTTCATTTAATATTCTAATGATCAAAGAGTGGGGTTACATCGGAACTTCATTCAACTGGCTGATGACCGAGATTTTCATAGTCCTGAGCATGTACGTAGTGCTGCGCAGGCAGGGAATCAACCCCATTAACCTCAACTATTTCAGGCTGTCGAGCTTCAAAGAATATTTGGAGCCCATCAGAACCAAACTTTTTACCCGGTAA